A genomic stretch from Chaetodon auriga isolate fChaAug3 chromosome 17, fChaAug3.hap1, whole genome shotgun sequence includes:
- the trappc3 gene encoding trafficking protein particle complex subunit 3, which yields MSRQSSRTTDNKKMNSELFTLTYGALVTQLCKDYENDEEVNKQLDKMGYNIGVRLIEDFLARSNIGRCQDFRETADVIAKVAFKMYLGITPSVTNWSPAGDEFSLILENNPLVDFVELPDNHNTLIYSNLLCGVLRGALEMVQMAVDVRFAQDTLRGDNVTEIRMKFIKRIEENLPAGDE from the exons ATGTCCAGGCAATCCAGCCGAACAACAGACAACAAGAAGATG AACTCTGAGCTGTTCACGCTGACTTACGGGGCCTTGGTCACCCAGCTTTGCAAAGACTATGAGAATGACGAGGAGGTCAACAAGCAGCTGGACAAGAT GGGTTATAACATCGGAGTGCGTCTGATTGAGGACTTTCTGGCACGCTCCAACATCGGCAGGTGTCAGGATTTCCGAGAAACAGCCGATGTCATCGCTAAG GTCGCATTTAAAATGTACCTGGGAATCACCCCCAGTGTGACCAACTGGAGCCCAGCAGGAGATGAGTTCTCCCTCATTCTTGAGAACAACCCGCTGGTCGACTTTGTGGAGCTGCCGGATAACCACAACACGCTGATTTACTCCAACCTGCTGTGTGGGGTCCTCAGAGGAGCCCTGGAGATG GTCCAGATGGCTGTGGATGTGAGATTTGCTCAGGACACTCTGAGAGGGGACAACGTGACAGAAATCCGCATGAAATTCATCAAGAGGATCGAAGAAAACCTCCCGGCAGGAGACGAGTGA